The following nucleotide sequence is from Raphanus sativus cultivar WK10039 unplaced genomic scaffold, ASM80110v3 Scaffold2798, whole genome shotgun sequence.
AGCCCTTGGAGCTGCAATCAATAGAAACTagattaacaaacaaaaatgcaCATCTTATggtatatatagtaaattttggATTAAGAATACTAACCAAGTCCTTTTGCTTCTGACCCCTTCATAATTCTTATGCGTTTGCATGAATCAACAAACATCCTAAAAATAGCCCAAACAAAACGTAATTAATATTTGTCTATAGCTGcaacataaattaataaattatgtaaatataaattaattaatactcACTCCCATGGTACATCTCCTACAAGCATCCAGTCTCCATCTTTATCTTCATAAGTTGGAACGTAATCTGATCCGTTCAAAATATCGATTAATTTACTCTCATTCATAAAATCTTTCATTCCCTGTGGTCCATAATTGCCTGTAAAGAAAGTTTACAATATAGTATTAAATAAAGAATTGAAGACATTTTATAGGGGATTgtgttttaaatagtatttaCCTATGGTAAAAGAGCTGAACATTTTGCTTAAGGCGTCGGAGAGATCTTGGTAAGTTTTGTAGAGtttcaaatcaatttttctTAGGTACGGTGCACCGTCCATGCTAACCTTCACGTAAGCTGCGGTAGCACAAGCGGAGGCAGAGGAGGTAACTCCGCTGCTTCCGGAAGTCTTTTCCTCTGCTTGGATGGTATCTCCGGTGGTTGGCTTTTGGCATGACATCACGTTCTTCCGGAAAGATCGTACCGGCGGCCATCCCACAACTTGTGCCCTGAAATTCCACAATTTTAGTAAATTGTTaatttcagttatattaatCAATGTGTTTTATATAGTTGCTTCACACGTGTTAGATGCTAGGTGGATCTAGTCGTCAGTATCAGTTtaactttttatctttttctcaaGTATATAAAGTAAAGATTCcttatgttttgtatttttcttaattcTTCCCGACCAAAAACCTAAACATGCACTCACATCCTAGCTAGGGAAGGTTATttacaaatcaaatataaataaacctTCGCAAAGCTATTGAAAACATGGAGCAAAACTAAAGAAAAGAGATGAAAAATCACAACCATATGAGCTTTTTTTCTGGCATAATGTTACTCTAATTAGCTTACTCATTCAGCGTGTGTTAAAGCCTATGTTTCCATCTCTAGCTAAACCATGACCGGATCGTATCATCTAATTTTACAGAGTCTATCCACAAATAATCTAATTATCTCAACCCATATAAGTAAAGAGTCgccaatatatataaagtaaattaacataaatagaaatatagatTAAAATTAGTTTCTTACTTGGCCGGTGGTTTTAAGACCTTCTCCTTCATATTCTCTAAATCAACTTCGGAAACTGAATCCACAGCCGTCGATGAAAGGTTCAACTTGAGATCAACAGTCTCAGAAAATCCTCTTTTCCCATTATTCTTCACAGTCATGGCTCCTCCGTGATTCTCACCCGGCAGCCCTAACCTCAGCTCCGTTGCCTCAAAGTTAATCATCTTACTTAATAAGGATTAGCAACACGTACTATATTAGGTAACCAGAAAACGAATTGGAGACTAAAGATTGTTCTGCTTCTAGGGTTTTAGTTCTTTTTGGAACTAAAACGTTTGAAGGGAGAGAGAAGATTATGAAATGTGTTGAAACTACGAGGGGATACATATTGGATCGTGTGtggtataaaatatatatcgaAATTATCAAGCTAATGATTATGTTTTGAACGGTTGTGATGCTGCCACGTAAATGCTGGGATTGGTTGGACCTTCAAGGTAGTTGTCGGGAGAAGATGGTGTCACGAGTGGCGTCATTTTTCTCAGAATAATTGCGGCCAAGCTAGTCGGCAAAGGCCATGTTGGCACAGTTTTTCCTTGTCCcgtatatatctttttttttgaaactaaactCCCGTATATAtccatcaaaagaaaaaacaagtaaTAGAATTATTATGTATTCAACGTTAAATACGAGTTAATTTTAGCTTTTTATCACTACTAGAAATTGTATTTCTCTGGTTTTTAGTACTTTTGGTCAACATGGGTTTTAGTACTTTAATCAAAcagttttaaattttcaggacTACGGCTGTATAGAATTTCATCTACGTTAATACTCCTTCCATTTCGTTTTATTTATCGTTCTAAACTTAtgtacacatattaataaaacatgtgattttatatatttccaagataaaaacacaattacatatacatctaaccacatttcaaccaatagaaaaatagactgaagaatcttattaataaattttgtattgaaattctaaaacgacacttattttgaaacgaaaattttttTCCAGAACGACATTTAATGtgaaaacggagggagtatctaTTTTACTAATTAACTGACTTTCCTATGTTTTTGACCCAATTAGCTCTAACTACAATAcagaagaaaataaaaccaataatattaacaaaagaGTGTTCTGTCGGAAATTAACTAAAATGGAACAAAATGACAGCTAAGACGATATGGGACCCACATATAGGATATAAATAGAAAGCTGTCAGCTTCAAACATGTGTTTTGATTCAATGGATTCGGTGTCCTTCTTGTAGGACCCGCCATTCCCAAAGGTTTTCAATTGATTGTAGGATTCGTTATTTTACAgtgtttg
It contains:
- the LOC130506001 gene encoding auxin-responsive protein IAA16-like; this translates as MINFEATELRLGLPGENHGGAMTVKNNGKRGFSETVDLKLNLSSTAVDSVSEVDLENMKEKVLKPPAKAQVVGWPPVRSFRKNVMSCQKPTTGDTIQAEEKTSGSSGVTSSASACATAAYVKVSMDGAPYLRKIDLKLYKTYQDLSDALSKMFSSFTIGNYGPQGMKDFMNESKLIDILNGSDYVPTYEDKDGDWMLVGDVPWEMFVDSCKRIRIMKGSEAKGLAPRALEKCKNRS